From a single Cytophagales bacterium WSM2-2 genomic region:
- the dapB gene encoding 4-hydroxy-tetrahydrodipicolinate reductase produces MNLLLIGYGKMGKAIEAIALKRGHTIVGKIVNYDDLQKFNSKVDVAIEFSRPEAVVENLKICFDKKIPVACGTTGWLEKKQEIEKLCVQKQGTFFYAPNYTLGVNVFFKVNEFLAKMMNNQGYEVSIDETHHTQKKDAPSGTAIALAQGIIKNNPSKKEWTLGATSNPEALVINAFRIDPAPGTHVVKYQSAIDDIEIRHTAHSREGFAMGAVLVAEWLAGKTGVYSMDDFLKF; encoded by the coding sequence ATGAATCTTCTGCTCATAGGATATGGCAAAATGGGTAAAGCAATAGAGGCTATTGCATTGAAACGAGGCCACACCATCGTAGGCAAAATTGTCAATTATGATGATCTTCAGAAATTCAATTCTAAGGTCGATGTTGCAATCGAATTTTCACGCCCCGAGGCTGTGGTTGAAAACCTAAAAATTTGCTTTGATAAGAAAATACCCGTGGCTTGTGGCACAACAGGCTGGCTGGAAAAAAAACAGGAAATAGAGAAACTCTGTGTGCAAAAACAGGGGACGTTTTTTTACGCTCCAAACTACACACTGGGCGTGAATGTATTTTTTAAGGTCAATGAGTTTTTAGCCAAGATGATGAACAATCAGGGTTATGAAGTTTCCATTGACGAAACCCACCATACTCAAAAGAAAGACGCTCCCAGCGGCACTGCTATTGCCCTGGCGCAGGGAATTATCAAAAATAACCCGTCCAAAAAAGAATGGACATTGGGTGCAACCTCCAACCCTGAAGCTCTCGTTATAAACGCATTCCGGATTGACCCGGCACCCGGCACTCACGTAGTCAAATATCAATCGGCAATAGATGATATTGAAATCAGGCATACAGCTCACTCACGCGAGGGCTTTGCTATGGGTGCAGTCCTTGTGGCCGAGTGGCTGGCAGGGAAAACCGGGGTCTATTCCATGGACGATTTTTTAAAATTCTGA
- the parB gene encoding chromosome partitioning protein ParB, with product MSIKKKALGRGLSALLSDSEGEKSEVEVVVPSLGSNPPASNLNEIPIEEIETNPFQPRQYFDEEALKELSESIKVHGIIQPITVRKLAQNQYQLISGERRFQASKLAGLKALPAYVRTANDQQMLEMALIENIQRENLNPIEISLSYQRLISECNLKQEELGDRVGKNRTTVTNYLRLLKLPPDIQIALRDNKISMGHARAIINVENPDSQLYIFKKIIAEDLSVRAVESLAREVAEGAKKEVVEQPAPASKEIHQLQSKLSSHFGTKVTVKSDGKKGDIRIPFLSVEDLNRILDILKV from the coding sequence ATGAGTATTAAAAAGAAAGCATTGGGTCGTGGCCTGAGTGCATTACTCAGCGACTCAGAAGGAGAAAAATCGGAAGTGGAGGTAGTGGTCCCCTCACTCGGATCGAACCCGCCTGCCAGCAACCTGAATGAAATTCCGATTGAGGAAATAGAAACGAACCCATTCCAGCCTCGTCAGTATTTTGACGAAGAAGCATTAAAAGAGCTCTCTGAATCGATCAAGGTTCACGGCATCATCCAGCCTATCACGGTAAGGAAACTTGCACAAAACCAGTACCAGCTGATCTCGGGTGAAAGACGCTTCCAGGCTTCGAAGCTGGCTGGATTGAAAGCATTACCTGCCTATGTCCGCACGGCAAACGATCAGCAGATGTTGGAGATGGCTCTCATCGAAAACATTCAGCGTGAAAACCTTAATCCGATAGAAATTTCACTGAGCTACCAGCGCCTAATTTCAGAATGTAATCTGAAACAGGAAGAACTTGGAGACCGTGTGGGTAAGAACAGAACTACCGTCACCAACTACCTGCGGTTGCTCAAACTTCCACCTGATATTCAGATCGCCCTCCGCGACAACAAGATCTCGATGGGGCACGCACGCGCAATCATCAACGTGGAAAATCCGGATTCTCAGCTTTACATTTTCAAGAAAATCATAGCAGAAGATTTGTCCGTACGCGCAGTGGAGTCATTGGCACGTGAAGTAGCTGAGGGCGCAAAAAAGGAGGTCGTAGAACAACCAGCACCAGCATCAAAAGAGATTCATCAGCTTCAATCAAAGCTTTCTTCACATTTTGGCACGAAAGTTACTGTAAAGAGTGACGGCAAAAAGGGCGATATTCGCATTCCATTTTTGTCAGTGGAAGATTTGAACCGTATACTCGATATCTTAAAAGTTTAA
- a CDS encoding chromosome partitioning protein ParA, which translates to MGKIIAIANQKGGVGKTTSAINLAASLAVLEFKTLLVDADPQANSTSGLGMNPKDIKKSIYECMVDGVNASDAIIKNELKFLDVLPSHIDLVGAEVEMVNIEHREEKMRNALAKIKDQYDFILIDCSPSLGLITINSLTAADSVIIPVQCEYFALEGLGKLLNTIKIIQTRLNPKLEIEGILLTLYDARTSLGNQVVEEVRTHFKNIAFKTIIPRNVKLSESPSFGLPAIVHDAESKGALSYLNLAHEVLNKNGMRK; encoded by the coding sequence ATGGGTAAAATTATTGCGATAGCGAACCAAAAAGGAGGCGTAGGCAAAACCACTTCAGCCATCAACCTGGCAGCAAGTCTGGCGGTGCTGGAATTCAAAACGCTATTAGTCGATGCCGACCCTCAGGCCAACTCCACGTCCGGATTGGGCATGAACCCGAAAGACATCAAAAAAAGTATTTACGAATGTATGGTAGACGGTGTGAATGCTTCGGACGCCATCATCAAAAATGAATTGAAGTTTTTGGATGTACTCCCCTCCCACATCGACCTCGTTGGTGCTGAAGTGGAGATGGTGAATATTGAACATCGTGAAGAAAAAATGCGTAACGCGCTGGCCAAAATAAAAGACCAGTATGACTTCATTCTCATCGACTGCTCTCCTTCACTGGGATTGATCACCATCAACTCTTTGACTGCTGCAGATTCAGTTATTATTCCGGTACAGTGCGAATATTTTGCATTGGAAGGTTTGGGCAAATTGCTCAACACCATCAAAATCATTCAGACCCGCTTGAATCCGAAACTTGAAATTGAAGGAATCCTGCTGACGTTGTATGATGCACGTACCTCGCTGGGCAACCAGGTGGTAGAAGAAGTGAGAACACATTTCAAGAATATCGCGTTTAAGACAATAATCCCCCGCAACGTCAAATTAAGCGAATCTCCCAGCTTCGGGTTGCCAGCCATCGTACATGATGCCGAAAGCAAGGGCGCACTCAGCTATCTGAACCTGGCGCATGAAGTGTTGAACAAAAATGGAATGCGGAAATGA